From a single Candidatus Microthrix subdominans genomic region:
- a CDS encoding TetR family transcriptional regulator, which translates to MADVAVGSSTGSDGDARGSDEGASEGDGRNSDHKGPPGHPAGDGQANDAQGYTPEQQERRRRLIDAAFELGAAGGYDAVHMRDVAATANVALATIYRNFSSKDHLLAAATSEWTGRLRDRVAQRPPRGDTPTEQMIDVLDRACATMERQPKLSKALVRAMASPDAGVRSSGGAVRSSIADVGDPILAHLDPDTRADILAVLGHVWYSALITWANGRTDFATVTEELHRACRVLISPYDP; encoded by the coding sequence GTGGCTGACGTCGCTGTCGGCTCGTCGACCGGCTCCGACGGGGACGCCCGTGGCTCCGATGAGGGCGCCTCCGAAGGTGACGGTCGCAATTCCGACCACAAGGGGCCGCCCGGCCACCCGGCCGGAGATGGCCAGGCGAACGATGCGCAGGGGTACACACCCGAGCAACAGGAGCGCCGCCGACGCCTGATCGACGCCGCCTTCGAGCTGGGTGCCGCGGGCGGCTACGACGCCGTGCACATGCGCGATGTGGCCGCCACCGCCAACGTCGCCCTCGCCACCATTTACCGCAACTTCTCCTCCAAGGATCACCTGCTGGCCGCAGCGACGTCGGAGTGGACCGGACGCCTACGCGATCGCGTGGCCCAGCGCCCGCCCCGGGGCGACACCCCGACCGAGCAAATGATCGACGTGCTCGATCGGGCGTGCGCCACCATGGAACGCCAACCGAAGCTGTCCAAGGCGCTGGTGCGGGCGATGGCCTCGCCCGACGCCGGGGTGCGCAGCAGCGGCGGGGCGGTTCGCTCGTCGATCGCCGATGTCGGCGACCCGATCCTGGCCCACCTCGACCCCGACACCCGCGCCGACATCCTGGCCGTGCTCGGCCATGTCTGGTACTCCGCCCTGATCACGTGGGCCAACGGACGGACCGACTTCGCCACAGTGACCGAGGAACTCCACCGCGCCTGTCGGGTGCTGATCTCCCCCTACGACCCCTGA
- a CDS encoding enoyl-CoA hydratase/isomerase family protein, with protein MAPQAESGGNVPALGSAPEVLIVDDPAPHVRRLTLNRPEKRNALSHQLRAEIMHALQQADQDPEVRVMIVRGAGTCFSAGYDLGGGNEGVDMPHFTAEGEGQWPRHVTETWMSIWDLAKPVIAQVHGYCLAGGSELATGCDLVYVAHDAKMGYPAVRFGVPDMHFHAWMLGMRAAMEMMVTGDSISGDEAVRLGWANRAFDEADLDDEVLAVAGRVANIPTDIVSLNKRAVHRGMDTMGMRTAIRQGTELCAMGTKAATFTEFIDKMRDEGLTQALAERDAPFGDYRTGG; from the coding sequence GTGGCGCCGCAGGCCGAGAGCGGGGGCAACGTCCCGGCGCTCGGCTCGGCCCCCGAAGTGCTGATCGTCGACGATCCGGCGCCACACGTGCGTCGCCTCACCCTCAACCGGCCCGAGAAGCGCAACGCGCTCAGCCACCAGCTGCGCGCCGAGATCATGCATGCCCTGCAACAGGCCGACCAGGACCCCGAGGTGCGGGTGATGATCGTGCGCGGTGCGGGCACCTGCTTCTCCGCCGGCTACGACCTGGGCGGCGGCAACGAGGGCGTCGACATGCCCCACTTCACCGCCGAGGGCGAAGGCCAGTGGCCCCGCCACGTCACCGAAACCTGGATGAGCATCTGGGACCTGGCCAAGCCGGTGATCGCTCAGGTGCACGGCTACTGCCTGGCCGGCGGCAGCGAGCTGGCCACCGGGTGCGACCTGGTCTACGTCGCCCACGACGCCAAGATGGGCTACCCGGCGGTGCGTTTCGGCGTGCCCGACATGCACTTCCACGCCTGGATGCTGGGCATGCGCGCCGCCATGGAGATGATGGTCACGGGCGACTCGATCTCCGGCGACGAGGCGGTGCGCCTCGGCTGGGCCAACCGGGCCTTCGACGAGGCCGACCTGGACGACGAGGTGCTCGCCGTCGCCGGGCGCGTCGCCAACATCCCCACCGACATCGTGTCGCTCAACAAGCGCGCCGTGCACCGGGGCATGGACACGATGGGCATGCGCACCGCCATCCGCCAGGGCACCGAGCTGTGTGCGATGGGCACCAAGGCGGCCACGTTCACCGAGTTCATCGACAAGATGCGCGACGAGGGCCTCACCCAAGCGCTGGCCGAACGGGACGCACCCTTCGGCGACTACCGCACCGGCGGGTGA
- a CDS encoding cytochrome P450, which yields MTELDAPEIDLLNLDRFADGVPHDWFTWLRANDPVHHHAEPDGPGFWVITKLEDVITCSRDFATFSSAAALGGVVGLPEPGPDEEDHSEVTGSLLLYMDPPGHTRYRRLVNRGFTPRMIAKMEGHIRDLTAENLDETLPRGEVDFVVDVAAELPLKVIAELIGVPREDRHKIFDWSNRLVAGGDDEEYKVSEDRLAEAQVEMFLYAQKLAEAHRTNPGDDIIDALLNAEIDGESLSETDFNMFFVLLSVAGNETTRNAISHGLNAFLQNPDQWALLVSDPDRYIAGAVEEILRWATPVMYFRRNATADFELRGKTIKAGDKISLWYVSANRDEEVFDDPFRFDITRDPNPHVAFGGGGPHFCLGAQLAKMEIRVLFEELVRRAPRIEALGPPDPLRSNWIGGIKHLPVHFVDPT from the coding sequence GTGACCGAGCTCGACGCCCCCGAGATCGACCTGCTCAACCTGGATCGCTTCGCCGACGGCGTCCCGCACGATTGGTTCACCTGGCTGCGGGCCAACGACCCGGTGCATCATCACGCCGAGCCCGATGGCCCGGGGTTCTGGGTGATCACCAAGCTCGAGGACGTGATCACGTGTAGCCGAGACTTCGCCACGTTCTCCTCCGCTGCAGCCCTGGGCGGCGTGGTCGGCCTGCCCGAGCCGGGCCCCGACGAGGAGGACCACAGCGAGGTGACCGGCAGCCTGTTGCTGTACATGGACCCGCCGGGCCACACCCGTTACCGCCGCCTGGTCAACCGGGGCTTTACGCCCAGGATGATCGCCAAGATGGAGGGTCACATCCGGGACCTGACGGCTGAAAACCTCGACGAGACGCTCCCCCGGGGCGAGGTCGACTTTGTGGTCGACGTCGCCGCCGAGTTGCCCCTCAAGGTGATCGCCGAACTGATCGGGGTGCCCCGGGAGGACCGCCACAAGATCTTCGACTGGAGCAACCGGCTGGTCGCCGGCGGCGACGACGAGGAGTACAAGGTGAGCGAGGACCGCCTGGCCGAGGCCCAGGTGGAGATGTTCCTCTATGCCCAGAAGCTGGCCGAGGCCCACCGCACCAACCCGGGCGACGACATCATCGACGCGCTGTTGAACGCCGAGATCGACGGCGAGTCGCTCTCGGAGACCGACTTCAACATGTTCTTCGTGCTGTTGTCGGTCGCCGGCAACGAGACGACCCGCAACGCCATCTCCCATGGGCTCAACGCGTTCCTTCAAAACCCCGACCAATGGGCGCTGCTCGTGTCCGACCCGGACCGCTACATCGCCGGGGCGGTCGAGGAGATCCTCCGCTGGGCGACGCCGGTGATGTACTTCCGCCGAAACGCCACCGCCGACTTCGAACTGCGGGGCAAGACGATCAAGGCGGGCGACAAGATCTCGCTGTGGTACGTCTCGGCCAACCGGGACGAGGAGGTCTTTGATGACCCGTTCCGCTTCGACATCACCCGCGACCCCAACCCGCACGTCGCCTTCGGCGGCGGCGGCCCCCACTTCTGCCTGGGCGCCCAGCTGGCGAAGATGGAGATCCGGGTGCTGTTCGAGGAGCTGGTTCGCCGGGCGCCGCGCATCGAGGCCCTCGGCCCACCCGATCCGCTTCGCTCCAACTGGATCGGCGGCATCAAACACCTGCCGGTCCACTTCGTCGACCCGACGTAG
- a CDS encoding MFS transporter codes for MNAGAEWPARPPDPPSVASPPSPPTTTGPVAGVLAIFVGVQLAQILGALDGTIVATALPTISSDLGGFSRITWVITAYALATAASMPIYGKLGDLYGRKRMLVQAIGVFLVASLLCGAAQSLNQLLLARFVQGLGAGGLGTLSMAVLADVIPARQLGRWMGYQGVAFAVSSVAGPLVGGLFVDHLSWRCAFFVNLPVGLISAVIVATKVPSSRHRVVHSIDWAGSLLLAAALSALMLVATLGGETFGWTSPQLIALAIAVPVLGFAFVRRQLVAPEPVLPLRLFGDRLMRASIGVNFASGVLIWGGIFFVPLFVQEVNGVSPTAAGFTLMPLMFGAAAGTLVAGRAVERSGRIRSWPIGGSVLMVIGIALLATIGLATPTAVVGAWALMLGLGIGFVMQPSLLAAQNAAPVGDLGTATSTVLLCRSLGSTIGIPIFGGILNAGLAARGMGAAGFAHAVPLVFLAGVPVALASVVLALRLEDRPLRTETVIAERAAPQGS; via the coding sequence GTGAACGCCGGGGCCGAGTGGCCCGCCCGGCCGCCCGACCCGCCGTCCGTCGCTTCGCCCCCTTCGCCGCCCACCACGACGGGGCCGGTCGCCGGGGTGCTGGCGATCTTCGTCGGCGTGCAGCTGGCCCAGATCCTGGGTGCGCTCGACGGCACGATCGTGGCGACGGCGCTGCCCACCATCTCAAGCGACCTGGGCGGCTTTTCGCGGATCACCTGGGTGATCACGGCTTATGCCCTGGCCACGGCGGCGTCGATGCCGATCTACGGCAAGCTCGGCGACCTGTACGGCCGCAAGCGCATGCTGGTGCAGGCGATCGGGGTGTTTCTGGTCGCCTCGCTGCTGTGCGGGGCGGCCCAGAGCCTCAACCAGTTGCTGCTCGCCCGGTTCGTGCAGGGCCTGGGCGCCGGCGGGTTGGGGACGCTGTCGATGGCCGTGCTCGCCGACGTGATCCCGGCCCGTCAGCTTGGACGGTGGATGGGCTACCAGGGGGTTGCCTTCGCCGTGTCCAGCGTTGCCGGACCGCTGGTTGGCGGCCTGTTCGTCGACCACCTCAGCTGGCGCTGTGCGTTTTTCGTCAACCTGCCGGTCGGGCTGATCTCGGCGGTGATCGTGGCGACCAAGGTGCCGAGCAGCCGGCACCGGGTGGTTCACTCGATCGACTGGGCGGGCTCGCTGCTGCTCGCCGCCGCCCTGAGCGCGCTGATGCTGGTGGCGACGCTCGGCGGAGAGACGTTTGGGTGGACGTCGCCGCAGCTGATCGCGCTTGCGATCGCCGTGCCGGTGCTTGGCTTCGCGTTCGTTCGGCGCCAACTCGTCGCCCCAGAGCCGGTCCTGCCCCTCAGGCTGTTCGGCGACCGGCTGATGCGGGCCAGCATCGGTGTGAACTTTGCCAGCGGCGTGCTGATCTGGGGCGGCATCTTCTTCGTGCCGCTGTTCGTTCAGGAGGTGAACGGTGTCAGCCCCACCGCCGCCGGGTTCACGCTGATGCCGTTGATGTTCGGGGCCGCCGCCGGAACCTTGGTGGCCGGTCGGGCGGTCGAACGGTCGGGCCGGATCCGGTCCTGGCCCATCGGTGGTTCGGTGCTGATGGTGATCGGTATCGCGTTGCTGGCCACGATCGGGCTCGCCACCCCGACGGCGGTAGTCGGGGCGTGGGCGCTCATGCTCGGCCTCGGCATCGGGTTCGTCATGCAGCCGTCGCTGCTGGCGGCACAGAACGCGGCGCCGGTGGGCGACCTGGGTACGGCGACCTCGACGGTGCTGTTGTGCAGGTCGCTCGGCTCGACGATCGGCATTCCGATCTTCGGTGGGATCCTCAATGCAGGCCTGGCTGCCAGGGGCATGGGCGCCGCCGGGTTTGCCCACGCGGTGCCGCTGGTCTTTCTGGCCGGCGTGCCGGTGGCACTCGCCTCGGTCGTGCTGGCCCTGCGCCTGGAGGACCGTCCCCTCCGTACCGAAACGGTGATCGCCGAGCGGGCCGCCCCTCAGGGGTCGTAG
- a CDS encoding amidohydrolase: protein MTLTEPVPTETADREASAAAPYTIISADCHAGGSHQAYREYLDPEFVPDFDAWRGEYKNPYKDLGDKRKLRNWDNEMRNSQQEADGIAAEVVFPNTVPPFFPSFVLFAKPPTDEEYRHRHAGVTAHNRWLVDWCNEYPERRAGVGQIFLNDVDDAIADVRWIKENGLRGGILLPNIAPDVKWVKPLYDRCYDPLWQVLQDLEVPINIHSGSGNPDYGPYPVSMLLYINEVPFYTERPLVQLILSGVFERFPRLKVVLTEAGCAWVPPLLERLDTNIRSIRDTGATGEIRYGADHILPKDATEYFHQNVWMGVSQPRQADADARHIIGLDKFMWGSDYPHDEGTYPYTRENLRARFSDAPEAEMRKILAGNAAEMYGFDLDALAPLAARIGPTVEEVARPIGGVPDKSLERISGDMDASAIK from the coding sequence ATGACACTCACCGAACCGGTACCCACCGAGACAGCCGATCGAGAAGCCAGCGCCGCTGCGCCGTACACGATCATCTCGGCCGACTGCCACGCCGGCGGCAGCCACCAGGCCTATCGGGAGTACCTCGACCCCGAGTTCGTTCCCGACTTCGACGCCTGGCGCGGCGAGTACAAGAACCCGTACAAGGATCTGGGCGACAAGCGGAAGCTGCGCAACTGGGACAACGAGATGCGCAACTCCCAGCAGGAGGCCGACGGCATCGCCGCCGAGGTGGTGTTCCCCAACACCGTCCCGCCGTTCTTCCCCAGCTTCGTGCTGTTCGCCAAGCCGCCGACCGACGAGGAGTATCGCCACCGCCATGCCGGGGTGACGGCCCACAACCGATGGCTGGTCGACTGGTGCAACGAGTATCCGGAGCGCCGGGCAGGCGTGGGCCAGATCTTCCTCAACGATGTGGACGACGCCATCGCCGACGTGCGCTGGATCAAGGAGAACGGCCTGCGCGGGGGCATCCTGCTGCCCAACATCGCCCCGGACGTCAAGTGGGTGAAGCCGCTGTACGACCGCTGCTACGACCCGCTGTGGCAGGTGTTGCAGGACCTCGAGGTGCCGATCAACATCCACAGCGGTTCGGGCAACCCGGACTACGGCCCCTACCCGGTGTCGATGCTGCTCTACATCAATGAGGTGCCGTTCTACACCGAACGCCCGCTGGTGCAGCTGATCCTTTCGGGCGTGTTCGAACGGTTCCCCCGCCTCAAGGTGGTGCTGACCGAGGCCGGGTGTGCCTGGGTGCCGCCGCTGCTCGAACGCCTCGACACGAACATCCGCAGCATCCGTGACACCGGTGCCACCGGCGAGATTCGCTACGGGGCCGACCACATCCTGCCCAAGGACGCCACCGAGTACTTCCACCAGAACGTGTGGATGGGGGTCAGCCAGCCCCGACAGGCCGACGCCGACGCCCGCCACATCATCGGCCTCGACAAGTTCATGTGGGGCAGCGACTACCCCCACGACGAGGGCACCTACCCCTACACCCGGGAGAACCTGCGGGCCCGCTTCAGCGACGCCCCCGAGGCGGAGATGCGCAAGATCCTCGCCGGTAACGCCGCCGAGATGTACGGCTTCGACCTGGACGCCCTCGCCCCGCTGGCGGCGCGCATCGGGCCGACGGTCGAGGAGGTCGCGCGGCCGATCGGCGGGGTGCCCGACAAATCGCTCGAGCGGATCTCCGGTGACATGGATGCGAGCGCAATCAAGTGA